The DNA region GTGGTTGTGACCACCGGTTTAGCGTTTCTCATAGGCTGTGCCTTTTTCTCTCGCACGAAGGATCGGAATCAGCAGAAGGAAGAATCGCGGATCTCGGTGGAGGAACTGAGCCAGAGGATCGCCCGGCGTGATTCTTTAATCATCGTGGATCTTCGTCATCCACTCGACGTGCTCGCAGCGCCGCAATTGATTTCCGGCGCAATTCCTGTCAAACCGGATGAGATTGATGCACACGTTGCGAGTATCCCTCGCGATGCTGAGGTCATTTTGTATTGCACATGTCCAAACGAAGAAACGAGTCTGAGCGTACGTGGCCTACTCGTTAAGCGAGGCTTCCAGCATGTCAAAGTGCTAAGCGGCGGACTGCCGGCATGGAAACGAGAACAATTGCCGCTCGAGCCGCTGTATCCAGAATTAGAAAACCAGCTTCGCCAAAAGTCGGCCGCGAAGTGACTCGTAAGGGATCCAGGCCAGAGCATTTAGGTCGAAACATCAC from Terriglobales bacterium includes:
- a CDS encoding rhodanese-like domain-containing protein produces the protein MSVVVTTGLAFLIGCAFFSRTKDRNQQKEESRISVEELSQRIARRDSLIIVDLRHPLDVLAAPQLISGAIPVKPDEIDAHVASIPRDAEVILYCTCPNEETSLSVRGLLVKRGFQHVKVLSGGLPAWKREQLPLEPLYPELENQLRQKSAAK